GATGTCCGGTCTTCACATCATGGGCACCCGATCCGCGCGTCGTGCCTGCGTGTCGCACAGCGGCCGCGTGGTGCGGCTCACAGGACGCGGGCGGGCCGGCCGCCGACCGTGCCGCAGCTCCGTCCGGTTGCCGCGAGGCATCGGCGCGACGTACTGTGCGGATGTATCAAGTCGATACATCGATTCCCGGCTCCTGCGCCGGTGCAGGCCGGTGCAGGCCGGTGCAGGCCGGTGCAGGACCGACGAGCCCAAGGAGGTGCACGTGCGCGGACGTTCCGACGTCCTCGAGCCGGCCATCCTCGGCCTGCTCCACGAGGCACCCATGCACGGCTACGAGCTGCGCAAGCGCCTCAACCTCGTGCTCGGCTCGTTCCGCGCGCTGTCCTACGGCTCGCTCTACCCGTGCCTCAAGTCGCTCGTCGCGCGAGGCTGGATCGCCGGCACCGAGTCGGCCGACGCGCCGCCGCACGCCCTGTCGGGCAAGCGCGCGCGGATCGTCTACCAGCTCACGGCGGACGGCAAGGAGCACTTCCAGCAGATCCTCGCCTCGTCGGGCCCGTCGGCGTGGGAGGACGAGAACTTCGACGTCCGGTTCGCGTTCTTCGCGCAGACCGACGCCGAGACGCGGCTGCGGATCCTCGAGGGACGGCGCAGCCGGCTCACCGAGCGCCTCGAGACGATCCGCCAGTCGTTCGCCCGGACCCGGGCCCGCATGGACGAGTACACGCTCGAGCTCCAGCGGCACGGTCTCGAGCAGGTCGAGCGCGAGGTGCGCTGGCTCGACGACCTCATCGACAACGAGCGCGGCCTGCGTCGCGCCCGTCCCTCAGGTGCTGGCCACCCGGCCGTCACCGACATCCAGATAGCTGTCGACGGCGCCTCGGGCACCCCGGCACAGACAACCGAGAAGGAGCGAGGATGACCTCCATCCGCGTCGCCATCGTCGGCGTCGGCAACTGCGCCGCGTCGCTCGTCCAGGGCGTGCACTTCTACGCCGACGCCGACCCGAGCGCCCGCGTGCCGGGCCTCATGCACGTGCAGTTCGGTCCGTACCACGTGCGTGACATCGAGTTCGTCGCGGCGTTCGACGTCGACGCGAAGAAGGTCGGGTTCGACCTGTCCGACGCGATCGGCGCCTCGGAGAACAACACGATCAAGATCGCCGACGTCCCGCCGCTCGGCGTGACCGTCCAGCGCGGCGTGACCAACGACGGCCTCGGCAAGTACTACCGCGAGACGATCGAGGAGTCGGACGCCGAGCCGGTCGACATCGTCGCCGCGCTGCGCGAGGCCCGTGCCGACGTGCTCGTCTGCTACCTCCCCGTCGGGTCCGAGGTCGCCGCCAAGTACTACGCCGAGTGCGCCATCGAGGCCGGCGTCGCGTTCGTCAACGCGCTGCCCGTCTTCATCGCGTCCGACCCGGAGTGGGCCGCGAAGTTCGAGGCCGCCGGCGTCCCGATCGTCGGCGACGACATCAAGTCGCAGGTCGGCGCCACGATCACGCACCGCGTGCTCGCGAAGCTCTTCGAGGACCGCGGCGTCGTGCTGGACCGCACGTACCAGCTCAACGTCGGCGGCAACATGGACTTCAAGAACATGCTCGAGCGCGACCGCCTCGAGTCGAAGAAGCTCTCCAAGACGCAGGCCGTCACCTCCAACATCGACGAGGGCCCCCTCGCCGGCAAGAAGGAGGACCGCAACGTCCACATCGGCCCGTCGGACTACGTCGCGTGGCTCGACGACCGCAAGTGGGCGTACGTGCGCCTCGAGGGCCGCGCGTTCGGCGAGGTGCCCCTGAACCTCGAGTACAAGCTCGAGGTCTGGGACTCCCCGAACTCGGCCGGCATCATCATCGACGCCGTGCGTGCCGCGAAGATCGCCAAGGACCGCGGCATCGGCGGCCCCATCCTGTCCGCGTCGACGTACTTCATGAAGTCGCCGCCGGTCCAGATGGAGGACACCGCGGGCCGCGCGCAGCTCGAGGCGTTCATCCGCGGCGACGTCGAGCGCTGACCTCGCGTCACGCACGACCGCAGCACCCCAGCAGCACCCCGGACGAGGCCCGGCGCTCCCGCAGCGTCGGGCCTCGTCCCGGTCCCCGGTCCGGCCGGATAGCCTGACCCGGTGCGCGTGATCGGCGAGCTCCGCCAGCTCCTGCGGCTCCCGGGCTTCCGCCGACTCTTCGCCGTCCGGCTCACGAGCCAGACCTCCGACGGCATGTTCCAGGTCGGCCTCGCGACGCTGTTCTTCTTCTCCCCCGAGAACGCGAGCACCGCGACGGGGGTCGCCGCGGCGTTCGCCGTCCTCCTGCTGCCGTTCACGATCGTCGGGCCGTGGGCCGGGGTGCTGCTCGACCGGTGGCGCCGCCGTCAGGTGCTGCTCGTCGGGAACCTCGTGCGCGTCGGGCTCACCCTGACGATCGCGGTCCTCATGGCGACGAGCGGCGTCGGCCCGGCGGTGTACGTGCTCGCGCTCGTGACGCTCTCGGTCAACCGGTTCCTGCTCTCGGCGCTGTCCGCGTCGCTCCCCCGCGTCGTCGACGGACCGCTGCTGCTCACCGCCAACTCGCTGACCCCGACGCTCGGGGCGGCCGCGGCGGGCGTGGGCGGCGCCGTGGGGCTCGTGCTCGGTCTCGTGCTGCCCGAGGGACGGGCGCAGGACGTCGGGGCGCTCGTGCTGGCCGCCTCGCTCATGGGCGCCGCGTCGGCCCTCGCGCTCCGGCTGGGCCGCGACCAGCTCGGGCCCGACGCGCGCGCCGCCGGCGAGGAGCTGCGCCGCGCGCTCGGGATGCTCGCGCACGGGCTCGTCGCGGGGGCGCGGCACCTCGTCGCGCGGCGCACCCCGGCCCTCGCGCTCGGTGTCATGGCGGTGCACCGGTTCCTCTACGGCGCGACGTTCATCGCGAGCATCCTGATCTCCCGGAACCTGCTCTCCGACCCCGCCGACGCGGACGCCGGGCTCCGGACGTTCGGGACGGTGCTCGCGGCGTCGGCCGTCGGCTTCGCCCTCGCGGTGGTGCTCACCCCGGTGCTGAGCCCGCGCACCGGCCCGCACGCGTGGATCGTGCTGTGCCTCGGGGGGGCGGCGCTCAGCCAGCTCCTGCTGACCGTCACGGTCGAGCGGTGGGCGGTCCTCGTCGGTGCCGGGGCGCTCGGCCTCGCAGCGCAGGGCGCCAAGATCGCCGTCGACACGATCGTCCAGCGCGACACCGCGGACGCGTTCCGCGGGCGGGCGTTCGCGCTCTACGACGTGCTCTACAACGCCGCGTTCGTCGGCGCCGCGGCCCTCGCCGCCGCGACGCTCCCGGACACCGGCTGGTCGCGGGTCGTGTTCGCGCTGCTCGCGGTCGCGTACGCGCTCGCGGCGGTGCTGTACCGGGCGGCCTCCGCGCGCGGCCCGAGCGACGTCACCCTCGCCCCGGTGTTGCCGGGCAGAGGCGAACCCTAGAATCTCCGGGTGCAGCCGGACGACCACGCCGTGAGCGCGAGCTCGCCGCGGACCGCAGACCCTCGCGCGACCGCGGTGCTCCCCCCCATCGTCCGGGACAGGCCAGCCGCCACGCTGCTCGTCGATGTCGAGCGCGGGACCGTCGTCTTCGCCAACCGCCTCGCGGTCGAGCTGGCGCCCGGGATGCACCTGCCGGTCTCGCTCGAGGCCTGGTCGCTCGAGGCCGGCCTCGTGACCCCGGACGGGGCCGCGCTCGGCGCGGGCGAGTTCTCGCTCGCCGACCTGGCTGCCGGTCGCCCCGCGCGAGGAGTCGCGGTGACCGCGGCGCGGCGCTCCGACGCGTCGGCTGCGCGCGAGGCGATGTGGGTCGTCGGCGTCCCGCTCACGGACGCGCCGGCGCCGCTCACCCGCCAGTCGCTCGTGATCCTGCTCCCGGTGCGCGAGGAGGAGGCGCTGCGCGCGCTGCAGGACCGCGCGGGTGACCTGCACGCGCGCGCGGCGATGGCGAGCGAGCTGTCGTTCACGATCTCCGACCCCCACGAGATCGACGACCCGCTCGTCTGGGTGAACCCGGCGTTCGAGCGCGTCACCGGATACTCCGCCGAGGACTCCGTGGGTCGCAACTGCCGGTTCCTGCAGGGGCCCGACACCGACCGCGCGACGATCGACCGCTTGCGCGAGTCGCTGGAGCGCGGCGAGACGTTCGCCGAGACGATGCTCAACTACCGCAAGGACGGCACGCCGTTCTGGAACCAGGTCGTCATCAGCCCGGTGCTCGACGCGGACGGGGTCATCACCCACCACGTCGGCATCCAGGCGGACGTCACGGAGCGCGTCGAGCTCGAGCGCGCGCGCGACGAGGCGCTCGACGAGGCCCGTGTGACGAGCGAGCGCCTCCAGCTCCTCGCGGAGGTCGTCGACGCCCTCGCGCACCACCTGGACTACGGGGCCGCGGTCGACGCGCTCGCCGACGTCGCCGTGCCCGCGCTCGCGACCTGGGGCTTCGTCACCGTCACGACCGACGCGGGGCAGATCGAGCGGATCCACATCGCGACGACGCACCCCGAGTCCTCCACGGCCGCCCGGATCCTCGAGAGCGAGGACATCTCGTGGCTCACCCGGTCGCCGAGCGTCGCCGCGGCGCTCGCGAGCGAGTCCGGGTACGTCGCCGCACCGTTCCCCGTCGACCTCGCCAGCCTCCCCGCCCGCACGACGCCGCGGCAGCTCGACGCGCTGCGCGAGCTCGGGCTCGGCAGCGCGCTCGTCGTCCCGCTGCGCGCGCGTGACCGCGTCATCGGCGTGCTGTGCCTCGTGCACGAGTCCGTCGACGGCTTCCCGCGCGCGGTCGTCGACACGGCGGCGCACCTCGGCCAGCGTGCCGGCCTCGCGCTCGACAACGTGCGGCTCTACCTCCGCGAGCGCGAGGCGGCCCTCACGCTGCAGCACTCGCTGCTGCCCGAGATCCCCGACGTCGAGGGTCTCGACCTCGCCGCGTCCTACGTCCCCGCGGTGCACCGCGCGCAGGTGGGCGGCGACTGGTTCGACGTGCTGCCGCTCCCCGACGGCGCGCTCGGGCTCGCGGTCGGCGACGTCGTCGGGCACGACCTGCGCGCCGCGGCGTCGATGGGCCAGCTGCGCTCGGTGCTGCGCTCCTACGCGTGGAGCGGCGAGCGGGCCGGCCGGGTCGTCGCGCACCTCGACGAGCTCGTGCGCGGGCTCGGGATGGCCGACATCTCGACGTGCGTGTACCTGCGGCTCGAGGTGGCCGAGGGTGCCGCGGGCGGGAGCCGGCGGCTCACGTACAGCCGCGCCGGGCACCCGACGCCGCTGCTGCGCCTGCCCGGCGGCGAGGTCGTGGCGCTCTCCGGTGCGCTCGCGACACCCATCGGCGTGACGACTCTCGGGGAGCCGGCGCCCGAGGCCGAGCAGGACATGCCGCCCGGCTCGGTGCTCGTCGTCTACTCCGACGGGCTCGTCGAGCGGCGCGACCGCTCGCTGCGCGAGGGCATCGCCGAGCTGACCCGGACCCTCGGCAAGATCCCCGCGGGGGCGAGCGCGGCCGAGATCCGCGACGAGCTCGTCGAGCGGCTCGTGTCCGCGCGCCAGGAGGACGACGTGTGCCTCCTGGTGGTCCGCATCCCCTGACGGACCGCCGGCCCGGGCCGGGGCAGCACCGACCGGACCGGGCCGAGGCACCCGCGAGCCGGACCGGGCCGGGGTGGTCCGCGGCGGGTCAGTCCTGCTGGGCCGACCACCACGCGAGCAGCTCCGCGCGCGCCGCGTCGTGGTCGAGCGGGCCGCGCTCCATGCGCAGCTCGAGCAGGTGCTTGTAGGCCTTGCCGACCGTGGGCCCCGGCGGGATGCCGAGGATCTCCATGATCGCGGCGCCGTCGAGGTCGGGGCGGATCGAGGCGAGCTCCTCCTGCTCCCGCAGCCGCGCGATGCGGACCTCGAGGTCGTCGTACGCCCGGGACAGGCGCTCGGCCTTGCGGCGGTTGCGGGTCGTGCAGTCCGAGCGCGTGAGCCGGTGCAGGCGCTCGAGCAGCGGGCCGGCGTCGGTCACGTAGCGCCGCACCGCCGAGTCCGTCCACGCGCCCTCGCCGTACCCGTGGAAGCGCAGGTGCAGCTCGGTGAGCCGCGCGACCGCCTGCACAGTGGCCTTGTCGAAGCGCAGGGCCTTGAGCCGGCGGGCCACGAGCTTGGCACCGACGACCTCGTGGTGGTGGAAGCTCACGCCGCCGCCGTCCTCGAACCGGCGCGTCGCGGGCTTGCCGATGTCGTGCAGCAGCGCCGCGAGCCGCAGCACCAGGTCCGGGCCGGGCACCGGGCCGGTCGGGGCGTCGACCGTGCCGGTCTCCAGGTCGATCGCCTGCTCGAGCACGATGAGCGAGTGCTCGTACACGTCCTTGTGGCGGTGGTGCTCGTCGATCTCGAGGCGCAGCGCGGGCAGCTCGGGCAGCACGTGGTCGGCGAGCCCGGTCGCGACGAGCACCTCGAGCCCCTCGCGGGGGGACGGCGAGAGCAGCAGCTTGGTCAGCTCGTCGCGCACGCGCTCGGCCGAGACGATCGTGATGCGCTCGGCCATGTCGCCGATCGCCGCGAGCGCGTCGTCGTCCACCGTGAAGCCGAGCTGGGCGGCGAACCGTGCGGCGCGCATCATGCGCAGCGGGTCGTCGTCGAACGACTGCCGCGCGGCCACCGGGGTGCGCAGCGTGCGGCGCGCCAGTTCGGCGAGACCGTCGAACGGGTCGACGAACGTGAGCTCGGGGACGCGCACCGCCATGGAGTTGACCGTGAAGTCGCGGCGCGAGAGGTCGCCCTCGAGCGTGTCCCCGAAGGCGACCTCGGGCTTGCGCGACGCCGGGTCGTACGCGTCGGTGCGGTAGGTCGTGACCTCGACGACAACGTCGGCCCCGCCCCGGCGGCGCCCGTGCCGGCGTGCACCGATCGTCCCGAACGCCTTGCCGATGTCCCAGTGCGCGTCGCCCCACGCGGCGAGCAGCGCGATCGTCTCGTCGGGGGTCGCGGACGTCGCGAAGTCGAGGTCGTTGCTGACCCGACCGAGGAACGCGTCCCGCACCGGCCCGCCCACGAGCGCGAGCTCGTGACCGGCGGCGCGGAAGACCTCCCCGAGCTCGAGCGCGTCCGGCGCGAGGTCCGCGAGGACGGTCAGTGCGCGGCGGCGGAGCTGGAGCAGGTCGGTGGGGTCGGTGGGCACGACGCCCAAGCCTGCCAGATCGGGCGCGCGGGCGTGGGTGAGGGCCGGTGCCGGGGACGACGCGCGCGCGGCGCCGGGCGGGGGGCGGGCGAACCGGCCACCCCGAGGGTGAGGGACCCGTCGGGGCGAATGGTTACAGTGTCGACATGCCGAGCCCTGCGCGTCCTGATGGCGTACCCACGCCACCGGGCGGGCACGCGCTCCGGATCGAGCTGCGGAGCGCGTCCGTCCGCCCTGTCCCCGCGGTCCTCCCCGTCGTCGAGGAGACCAGCGCGGGCGGCCTCGTCGTGAGCACGGTCCAGGGCGTGCACCACGCCGCGGTCATCGCGCGCCGCAACCGCGCCGGGCGGCTCGAGTGGTGCCTGCCGAAGGGCCACCTGGAGGGTGTCGAGACCCCCGAGGAGGCGGCCGTCCGCGAGATCGCCGAGGAGACCGGGATCCTCGGGCAGGTGCTGCGCCGGCTCGGCGTCATCGACTACTGGTTCACCGGCGACGACCGGCGCGTGCACAAGGTCGTGCACCACTTCCTGCTCGGGGCGGTCGGCGGCGAGCTGACCGTCGAGGGCGACCCGGACGGCGAGGCGGAGGACGTCGAGTGGGTCCCGGTGACGGAGCTGCCCGGACGCCTCGCCTACCCGAACGAGCGTCGGCTCGCCGAGGCGGCCCACCTCGTGCTCACCAGCCAGGCATGAGCGCAACGCCCTCCCGCCGCGCGGCCGACCCGCGCCCCGCCGGCACGCGCCCCGCCCGCACGCGCCGCCCCGCGCGCACGGCGCTCCGTCGCACGCCGCGAACCCCGCGCGCCGGGCTGCTCGCACGCTCCGCCGGACTGCTCGCGGTGCTCGCCCCGCTCGTCGGCGTGACGCCCGCCCCTGCGGCCGCCGCACCGTCGACCGACGAGCTGCCCGTCACTGTGGACGTCACGGCGGTCACCCCGCAGGTGCTCGCGCCCGAGCAGAACCTGAGCGTGACCGTGACGGTCCGCAACGACGGCGACACCGAGCTCGCGAGCCCGAGCGCCGTCCTTCGCCTGAGCCGGACCCGGCCGGGGACGAGCGCCGAGCTCGACGCCTGGGTCGACGCGGACGCACGGGCGAGCGCGGGCAGCGCCGTCGGGCGGCCCGTCGCACTCGGTGCACCGCTCGCCCCGGGTGCGTCGGCCGACGTCACCTTCGACGTGCCGGCCTCGTCCGTCGGCCTGCTCGACACCCCGGACGCGTGGGGGCCGCGTGGCCTCGCGATCGAGCTCCTCGACGGGCGTCGGCGCGTGGGGATCGAGCGCACGTTCCTGCTGTGGCTGCCCGACGCCGAGGACCTGCCCCAGACCCGGCTCAGCGTGCTCGTGCCGCTCGTGGCGTCGGCGCCCGGTGCGGGCGTGGCGTCGGCCACGAGCGCGCAGGTGCCCGCCCCGACGGCGACCGAGGGGGCCCCCGCGGAGGGGACGGACCCGGGCACCGCGCCCGGGACGGACGGGACCGAGGAGGGCGACGGCACCGAGCAGCCCGCGCCCGAGCCGCCCGACGAGGACGTGCCCGACGAGCCGCAGGAGCCGGAGGACACCGCGCTCGAGGCCCAGACGGGTCCCACGGGCCGCCTGCGCGCGCTGCTGACCGCGAGCGCCGCGAGCACCGGGGTGTCCTGGGCGCTCGACCCGGCCCTGCTCACGCGCGCGGCCGACGCCGGGCCGCTGTCGGCCGCGTGGCTCGAGGAGCTCGGTACCGCCGCCGAGGGCCGTGACGTGCTGGCGCTGCCGTGGGCCGACCCCGACCTCGCGGCGCTCGCGCACGCCGACCGGCCCGACCTGCTCACGGCGGCGCTCGCGTCGTCGGCCGACGCCCGTCCGCTGGTCGGTGAGTCGGTCACGCCCGTGCAGTGGGCGGCCGACGACGTCCCCGACCTGCGCACCGCCGCGCTCGCCGCCGGCTCCGACGTCCCGTCCCTCGTCGTCGGCCCCGGCGCGCTCACGCCCGAGCGCACGACGTCGACGACGCCCGGTCCCGTGACGACCGTGACGACCGACGCGGGCGACGTGACGGCACTCGTGCCGGACCCCACGCTCAGCTCGCTGCTCACCGAGCCCGGCCGGCTCCAGCCCGGGGCGACCGCGGCGACGCTCGCGCAGCGGCTGCTCGCCGAGACCGCCGTCGTCGCGCACGAGGACCGCGACACGGTGCCGCACCTGCTCGCGACCGTCCCGCGGAACTGGTCCCCCGACGCCGCGCTCGTGACCGCCGCGCTCGACGCCCTCGACGCCGCGCCCTGGGTCCGCCTCGCTCCCGCGAGCGCGCTCCTCGACGCCGCACCCGACACGGCCGACCGCGAGCCGCTCCCCGACGTCGACCGCGCCGCGGTCGAGCTCTCGGCCGCGACGGTCAACGCGCTCGCCGACGCCCGGAACGCCGCCGTCGCGTTCGCCGCGGTGCTCGTGGACCCCGCGGAGCACCTCGCGGGGCTCGACCACGAGGTGCTGCGTCCGCTGTCGGTCGCGTGGCGCGCCGACGACGAGGGCCGCCGCAGCGTCGTCCAGACGGCGCTCGCCGACGCGACCGCGCGACGCTCGGGACTCAGCGTCGTGCTGAGCGAACGGTTCACGATCATCTCGAGCACGAGCCAGATCCGGCTCGCGCTGCGCAGCACGCTCGACCAGCCCGCGACGGTCCGGGTCGAGATGCGCCCGCGCAAGGCGTGCCTCGAGGTCGGCGACGCCCCCACGGCGACCGTCCAGCCCGGCGCCGAGCAGACCGTCGTGGTCGAGGTCAGCGCCAACGCCAACTGCGACGTGCTCGTCGACGTGTTCGCGCTCGCGCCCGACGGCACCTCGGTCGCGACGGCCGGGCGCTTCAACGCGCACGTGTCCCCCACCATCGAGAACGTCGGCACCGCCGTCGTGGGCGCGCTCCTCGCGCTCGCGCTGCTGCTCGGCATCGTGAAGACCGTGCGCCGGGGCCAGACGGCCCGGCGCGGAGCCCGGCTCGCGGCGCAGGCCGTGCCCGGTGACGAGAGCGAGACGACCCCCGCATGACCGCCGCACCCACCAAGCCGTCCGGCCTGGGCCGCTCGACGGCGCTCATGGCGTCCGGCACCGCGGCGTCGCGCCTGCTGGGCCTCGTGCGCAACAGTGCGCTCGTCGCGACCATCGGCATGCTCGGCTCCGCGGCCAACGCGTTCGGCGCCGCCAACAAGCTGCCGAGCATCCTGTACCTGCTCATCGCGGGCGGCGCGCTCAACGCGGTGCTCGTCCCCGAGGTGGTGCGCGCGTACCGGCGGGCCGACGGGCAGGTGTACGTCGACAAGCTGCTGACGCTGGGCATCGTCGGCCTCGCGGGCCTGACGCTCGTGCTCACGGCCGCCGTCCCGCTGCTGACGTCCGTCTACGCGGACTTCCCGGATCCCGAGGTGCAGCGCCTCACCGTCGCGCTCGCGTACTGGTGCGTGCCCCAGGTGTTCTTCTACGGGCTGTACGCGCTGCTCGGGCAGGTGCTCAACGCCCGCGGCAGCTTCGGGCCGTTCATGTGGGCGCCGGTCGTCAACAACGTCGTCGCCATCGCCGGGCTCGTGGTGTTCGTCGCGCTGTGGGGCTCGCGCGTGCCGCCCGAGGGGCAGGCCGGCGACGTGTCGTGGTGGGGTCCCGAGCAGATCGCGGTGCTCGCGGGCACGGCGACGCTCGGGGTGGCCGCGCAGGCGCTCGTGCTCGTCGTGCCGCTGTACCGCAGCGGGTTCCGCTACCGGCCGCGCTGGGGGCTGCGCGGGTCCGGGCTGGGGGCGGCCGGGCGCGTCACGCTGTGGACGTTCCTCGGGCTCGTCGTCGGGCAGGTCGGCGTGCTCGTCGTCTCGCGCGTCACGACCGCCGCCGGGACCGGGGAGACCGCGGGCAACGTCGTCTACGACAACGCGTTCCTCATCTTCATGCTGCCGCACTCGCTCGTCACGGTGTCGCTCATGACGGCGCTGTTCACGCGCCTGTCGGCGAAGGCCGCGGCGGGCGACGTGGTCGCGGTGCGCGACGACCTGAGCCTCGGGCTGCGGACCGTCGGGCTGTTCACGGTCCTCGCGACCACCGGGATCGCGGTCCTCGCCTACCCGCTCGTCCGGATGATCTTCCCGGGGACCACCAACGGGGCGTCCGACCTCGCGACGGTCGTGGTCACCATGGTCGCCGGCCTCGTGGCGTTCGGCGCGTGGTCGATGTGCCAGCGGGTGTACTACGCGTACCAGGACGCCAGGTCGATGATCCCGATCCAGGTCGCGATGATGCTGGTCGTCGTCGCCGGGACGCTGCTCGGCAAGGCCGTGCTCGGGCGGGAGCTGTGGGTCGCCGCGGCGGGCGTGTCCATGACCGTGTCCTACGGGCTGGGCGCCGTGGTGGCGCTCGTCGTGATCCGCCGGCGGCTCGGCGGGCTCGACGGCCGGCGCGTGCTCGTCACGCACGCCAAGGCGGTCGCGGCCGCGGTCCTCGCCGGCGGCGCCGGGACGCTCGTCGTCCGCCTGCTCGGGCCCGTCGGGTCCGCCCTCGACGCCCTCGTCATGTGCGCCGTCGGCGGCGCCGTGATCGCCGGGCTCTACGTCGCGGTGCTCGTCGCGCTGCGGGCCCGCGAGCTCCAGACGCTCGCCGGTCCGCTGCTCCGGCGCATACGCCGCACCCGCGCCTGACGCCCCGACTAGCATGGGGGTCCGGCAGTCGCCGGATGAACCGTCGCCGGGAGGACTCGCGTGGAGGACGTCGTCGGACGTGGCACCGTGCTGGCCGGGCGCTACCGCGTCCTGCAGCTCGTGGGCTCGGACCTGCCGGGGGCGAGCTCGTGGCAGGCGACCGACCAGATCCTCGACCGCCCGGTGCGCGTGCGCGTGCTCGAGCAGGGCAACGTCGCGCAGGCGCTCGACGCCGCCCGGCGCGCCGCCCTCGTCTCGGACCCGCGCCTCGTGCGCGTGCTCGACGTCGGCACGCACCAGGGCTCGATCAGCTACGTGGTCACCGAGCAGGTCACGGGCCCGTCGCTGAGCGACCTGCTCGCGCGCGGCCCTCTGTCGGCGGACCAGGCCCGGGCCGTCGTCGGCGAGGCCGCCGCCGCGCTCGAGGTCGCCCGCCGGCGCGGCGTCCACCACCTCGCGCTGCGCCCGACCGTCCTGCACGTGACGCCCGAGGACCGCGTGCTGCTCACCGGCCTCGCGCTCGACGGTGCGCTGCTCGGCCAGGGCCTCGGCGACGCGCGCAGCACCACGCGCGCCGACACCGTCGGCCTCGTCCGGCTCCTGTACGCGGCCCTCACCGGCCGCTGGCCCACGCTCGACGGCGAGCTCGTGCCGTCCGAGACCCTGCCCGCCGCCCCCGTGCGCGACGGGCTCCTCGTCCCGCCCTCGGACCTGGTGCGCGGCATCCCCGCGGACCTCGACACGCTCTGCGCCGTGACGCTCGGCCCGCACGAGGACGGTCCGCACAGCCCCGCCGAGCTCGTCCGCGAGCTCGAGCCGTGGGGCGAGATCCGCACCACCGGGCTCAGCGAGGTCATGGCCGCCGCCGCGACCGCGCCGCTCGAGGAGCAGCTCACGCCCGCCGCGCCGCCCGAGACCCGGCCGGTGCAGGTTCAGCGCCAGTCCGTCCGCTCCGCGTTCGACGAGCAGGCGCCCGCCGGGACCGGCCGACCCGGGACCCCGCCGCCGGCGCACCCCCGCGGCGGACCGGCGTTCGCCCAGTCGGCCCCCGCTGCCACGCGCCCGATGCTTCCGACCCCTCCCCCGCCCGCAGCGGCCGCACCCGCCGCCGTCGCCGAGACCGCCGTGGCCGCGGGTCCGCCGACGACCGTCGGTCCTCCGCCGCCCGTGCAGCGGCAGCCCGCTGCCCCGGCCCGCCAGCCCGGCCCCCCGCCGCGCGCGCAGCAGGGTCCCTACGACCAGTCGCCGCCGTCCTTCGCGGTCGGCCTCGGCGGGCACGACGACGAGCCCGACGTCTTCGACATCTCCGGCGACGAGGACGTCGACGTCGCCGAGCGCCGCTTCGACCCGACCAAGATCGTGCTGCTCGTCGTCGCGATCGTCGTGATCATCGGCGTCGTCATCGCGTTCAACGCGCTGCGCAGCCCCGTCGGCGGGACCGAGGCGGGCACCTCCCCGGGCGTCACCGAGACCGCCGCCGCGCCGCCGGCCGAGGGCGAGCAGCCCGCCGAGGAGCCCGCGGAGGAGGCGCCCGCCGACCCCGCACCGCCCGCCGGCGCGGCCCCGACGATCGCCGGTGCGACGACCGTCGACCCGTCCGACAGCGACGGCGAGCACGAGGAGGCCGTCTCCCTCGCGTTCGACGGCGACCCCACCTCGTTCTGGTACACCCAGACCTACAACCGCCCCGAGTTCGGCGGGCTCAAGCCCGGCGTCGGCTACGTGATCACGCTGGCGGGGCCGTCGACGGTCTCGGGCGTCACGCTC
The Cellulomonas sp. NS3 DNA segment above includes these coding regions:
- a CDS encoding PadR family transcriptional regulator, which produces MRGRSDVLEPAILGLLHEAPMHGYELRKRLNLVLGSFRALSYGSLYPCLKSLVARGWIAGTESADAPPHALSGKRARIVYQLTADGKEHFQQILASSGPSAWEDENFDVRFAFFAQTDAETRLRILEGRRSRLTERLETIRQSFARTRARMDEYTLELQRHGLEQVEREVRWLDDLIDNERGLRRARPSGAGHPAVTDIQIAVDGASGTPAQTTEKERG
- a CDS encoding inositol-3-phosphate synthase, which translates into the protein MTSIRVAIVGVGNCAASLVQGVHFYADADPSARVPGLMHVQFGPYHVRDIEFVAAFDVDAKKVGFDLSDAIGASENNTIKIADVPPLGVTVQRGVTNDGLGKYYRETIEESDAEPVDIVAALREARADVLVCYLPVGSEVAAKYYAECAIEAGVAFVNALPVFIASDPEWAAKFEAAGVPIVGDDIKSQVGATITHRVLAKLFEDRGVVLDRTYQLNVGGNMDFKNMLERDRLESKKLSKTQAVTSNIDEGPLAGKKEDRNVHIGPSDYVAWLDDRKWAYVRLEGRAFGEVPLNLEYKLEVWDSPNSAGIIIDAVRAAKIAKDRGIGGPILSASTYFMKSPPVQMEDTAGRAQLEAFIRGDVER
- a CDS encoding MFS transporter, which codes for MRVIGELRQLLRLPGFRRLFAVRLTSQTSDGMFQVGLATLFFFSPENASTATGVAAAFAVLLLPFTIVGPWAGVLLDRWRRRQVLLVGNLVRVGLTLTIAVLMATSGVGPAVYVLALVTLSVNRFLLSALSASLPRVVDGPLLLTANSLTPTLGAAAAGVGGAVGLVLGLVLPEGRAQDVGALVLAASLMGAASALALRLGRDQLGPDARAAGEELRRALGMLAHGLVAGARHLVARRTPALALGVMAVHRFLYGATFIASILISRNLLSDPADADAGLRTFGTVLAASAVGFALAVVLTPVLSPRTGPHAWIVLCLGGAALSQLLLTVTVERWAVLVGAGALGLAAQGAKIAVDTIVQRDTADAFRGRAFALYDVLYNAAFVGAAALAAATLPDTGWSRVVFALLAVAYALAAVLYRAASARGPSDVTLAPVLPGRGEP
- a CDS encoding SpoIIE family protein phosphatase, translating into MQPDDHAVSASSPRTADPRATAVLPPIVRDRPAATLLVDVERGTVVFANRLAVELAPGMHLPVSLEAWSLEAGLVTPDGAALGAGEFSLADLAAGRPARGVAVTAARRSDASAAREAMWVVGVPLTDAPAPLTRQSLVILLPVREEEALRALQDRAGDLHARAAMASELSFTISDPHEIDDPLVWVNPAFERVTGYSAEDSVGRNCRFLQGPDTDRATIDRLRESLERGETFAETMLNYRKDGTPFWNQVVISPVLDADGVITHHVGIQADVTERVELERARDEALDEARVTSERLQLLAEVVDALAHHLDYGAAVDALADVAVPALATWGFVTVTTDAGQIERIHIATTHPESSTAARILESEDISWLTRSPSVAAALASESGYVAAPFPVDLASLPARTTPRQLDALRELGLGSALVVPLRARDRVIGVLCLVHESVDGFPRAVVDTAAHLGQRAGLALDNVRLYLREREAALTLQHSLLPEIPDVEGLDLAASYVPAVHRAQVGGDWFDVLPLPDGALGLAVGDVVGHDLRAAASMGQLRSVLRSYAWSGERAGRVVAHLDELVRGLGMADISTCVYLRLEVAEGAAGGSRRLTYSRAGHPTPLLRLPGGEVVALSGALATPIGVTTLGEPAPEAEQDMPPGSVLVVYSDGLVERRDRSLREGIAELTRTLGKIPAGASAAEIRDELVERLVSARQEDDVCLLVVRIP
- a CDS encoding CCA tRNA nucleotidyltransferase, translated to MPTDPTDLLQLRRRALTVLADLAPDALELGEVFRAAGHELALVGGPVRDAFLGRVSNDLDFATSATPDETIALLAAWGDAHWDIGKAFGTIGARRHGRRRGGADVVVEVTTYRTDAYDPASRKPEVAFGDTLEGDLSRRDFTVNSMAVRVPELTFVDPFDGLAELARRTLRTPVAARQSFDDDPLRMMRAARFAAQLGFTVDDDALAAIGDMAERITIVSAERVRDELTKLLLSPSPREGLEVLVATGLADHVLPELPALRLEIDEHHRHKDVYEHSLIVLEQAIDLETGTVDAPTGPVPGPDLVLRLAALLHDIGKPATRRFEDGGGVSFHHHEVVGAKLVARRLKALRFDKATVQAVARLTELHLRFHGYGEGAWTDSAVRRYVTDAGPLLERLHRLTRSDCTTRNRRKAERLSRAYDDLEVRIARLREQEELASIRPDLDGAAIMEILGIPPGPTVGKAYKHLLELRMERGPLDHDAARAELLAWWSAQQD